Proteins encoded in a region of the Streptomyces sp. NBC_00513 genome:
- a CDS encoding ABC transporter permease yields MAGQSCLVANDWICWEYVTSRSQELTDATVEHIWITGLSVVIGLVVSVPLALLARRGRGWAAPVLGLTTLLYTVPSLAMFSLLLPVFGLSATLVVTGLVLYSLTILVRNVLAGLEAVPDEVREAARGMGYGSGRLLWQVELPLALPALLAGVRIATVSTVALTTVGSIVGKGGLGNLIAPAVNSSFKAQVLTASVLCVLLALVADLLLLGVQRLLTPWTRASAPAPRKRFFTRAPAPVAKEV; encoded by the coding sequence ATGGCCGGGCAGAGCTGTCTGGTGGCGAACGACTGGATCTGTTGGGAGTACGTCACCTCCCGCTCCCAGGAGCTCACCGACGCCACCGTCGAGCACATCTGGATCACCGGTCTGTCGGTGGTCATCGGGCTCGTCGTGTCCGTTCCGCTCGCCCTGCTGGCCCGCCGCGGTCGCGGCTGGGCGGCGCCCGTGCTCGGTCTGACCACCCTGCTCTACACGGTTCCCTCGCTCGCCATGTTCTCCCTGCTGCTGCCGGTCTTCGGGCTCTCGGCCACGCTGGTGGTGACCGGTCTGGTGCTGTATTCGCTGACCATCCTGGTCCGCAACGTGCTGGCCGGCCTGGAAGCGGTCCCCGACGAGGTGCGGGAGGCCGCGCGCGGCATGGGGTACGGCTCGGGCCGGCTGCTGTGGCAGGTCGAACTGCCGCTGGCGCTGCCGGCGCTGCTCGCGGGGGTCCGTATCGCCACGGTGTCGACGGTCGCGCTGACGACCGTGGGGTCGATCGTGGGCAAGGGCGGTCTGGGCAACCTGATCGCGCCGGCCGTGAACAGCTCCTTCAAGGCCCAGGTGCTGACGGCCTCGGTGCTGTGCGTGCTGCTCGCGCTGGTGGCGGACCTGCTGCTGCTCGGGGTCCAGAGACTGCTCACGCCCTGGACCCGGGCTTCCGCGCCCGCTCCGAGGAAACGTTTCTTCACGCGGGCTCCGGCACCCGTCGCCAAGGAGGTCTGA
- a CDS encoding ABC transporter ATP-binding protein, with protein sequence MIRFEQVTKRYPDGTTAVRDLSFEVAEGELVTLVGPSGCGKTTTMKMVNRLIEPTSGRILVNGEDIAAADPVELRRRIGYVIQQVGLFPHKTVLENTATVPHLLGTPKSKARARAAELLELVGLDPAVYGGRYPEQLSGGQRQRVGVARALAADPPVLLMDEPFGAVDPVVRERLQNEFLALQRTVRKTILLVTHDLEEAIRLGDRIAVYGTGTIEQFAKPATVLAAPATDYVASFVGTDRGLKRLAVTPVETADLAEQDPAHGKAPAATVALGASLREALAALLQEDEGRVGVTDPDSGALVGVLTPEGVHRALRRSRLQEA encoded by the coding sequence GTGATCCGATTCGAGCAAGTGACCAAGCGCTACCCCGACGGGACGACGGCCGTCCGGGATCTCTCCTTCGAGGTCGCGGAGGGCGAGCTGGTCACCCTGGTCGGCCCGTCCGGCTGCGGCAAGACGACCACGATGAAGATGGTCAACCGGCTGATCGAGCCCACGTCGGGCCGGATCCTGGTGAACGGCGAGGACATCGCCGCCGCCGACCCCGTCGAGCTGCGCCGCCGCATCGGCTACGTCATCCAGCAGGTCGGCCTGTTCCCGCACAAGACGGTGCTGGAGAACACGGCGACCGTGCCGCACCTGCTCGGCACCCCGAAGTCCAAGGCCCGCGCCCGCGCGGCGGAGCTGCTGGAACTGGTCGGCCTCGACCCGGCCGTGTACGGCGGCCGGTACCCGGAGCAGCTCTCCGGCGGGCAGCGCCAGCGGGTCGGCGTGGCCCGGGCCCTGGCCGCCGACCCGCCGGTGCTGCTGATGGACGAGCCGTTCGGCGCGGTGGACCCGGTGGTCCGCGAGCGGCTCCAGAACGAGTTCCTGGCCCTGCAGAGGACCGTCCGCAAAACGATCCTGTTGGTCACCCACGACCTGGAGGAGGCCATCCGGCTCGGGGACCGGATCGCCGTCTACGGGACCGGCACCATCGAGCAGTTCGCGAAGCCCGCCACCGTGCTGGCCGCCCCCGCCACCGACTACGTCGCCTCCTTCGTCGGCACGGACCGGGGGCTCAAGCGCCTCGCGGTCACCCCGGTCGAGACCGCGGACCTCGCGGAACAGGACCCCGCGCACGGAAAAGCCCCCGCGGCCACGGTGGCGTTGGGGGCGAGTCTCCGCGAGGCCCTCGCGGCCCTCCTCCAGGAGGACGAGGGCCGCGTCGGGGTCACCGACCCGGACTCCGGCGCGCTCGTCGGCGTACTCACCCCGGAGGGCGTGCACCGGGCGCTGCGCCGGTCCCGACTTCAGGAGGCCTGA
- a CDS encoding esterase family protein has protein sequence MGLTSNTVLVLAIIAGVVLFALTLWFWPRLSGRTWRAYVGRVGLLLATQLALFAAVGLGANKSFLFYGSWADLFGQETSIGKVVDHSMSSKDIKVVDKQKLDVPGGGKPQVGGQILKVAITGQKSRITSPGYVWLPPEYFQPRYKDQNFPASIVLTGYPGTAENLVKGLDYPMKAFSLSKAGKMKPMILVMLRPTIAPPRDTECVDIPGGPQTETFFGQDLPQAIQSTFRVGKKPQNMGFIGNSTGGYCALKIAAHYPQTFGAAAGLSAYYEAPDDPTTGDLFHGDDKLKKRADVLHSMRNKKPAGTSFLVTSSEKGEPNLGDTKKFIKLVKGPDRVSSIILDSGGHNFNTWRREIPPMLTWMSGRIQA, from the coding sequence ATGGGTCTCACCAGTAATACGGTTCTGGTCCTGGCCATCATCGCCGGCGTGGTGCTCTTCGCGCTCACGCTCTGGTTCTGGCCTCGGCTCTCGGGCCGCACCTGGCGCGCTTACGTGGGCCGGGTCGGTCTCCTGCTCGCCACGCAGTTGGCGCTGTTCGCGGCGGTGGGACTCGGAGCCAACAAGTCGTTCCTCTTCTACGGTTCCTGGGCTGACCTCTTCGGTCAGGAGACGTCGATCGGCAAGGTCGTCGACCACTCGATGAGCAGCAAGGACATCAAGGTCGTCGACAAGCAGAAGCTGGACGTCCCCGGCGGTGGGAAGCCTCAGGTCGGTGGTCAGATCCTGAAGGTTGCCATAACCGGGCAGAAGTCGAGGATAACGAGCCCCGGGTACGTGTGGCTGCCGCCGGAGTACTTCCAGCCGCGGTACAAGGACCAGAACTTCCCCGCGTCGATCGTGCTGACGGGCTACCCGGGCACCGCCGAGAACCTGGTCAAAGGGCTCGACTACCCCATGAAGGCCTTCAGCCTGTCCAAGGCGGGCAAGATGAAGCCGATGATCCTGGTGATGCTGCGCCCGACGATCGCGCCCCCGCGTGACACCGAGTGCGTCGACATACCCGGCGGCCCGCAGACCGAGACCTTCTTCGGCCAGGACCTGCCGCAGGCGATCCAGAGCACCTTCCGGGTCGGCAAGAAGCCGCAGAACATGGGCTTCATCGGCAACTCGACGGGCGGCTACTGCGCCCTGAAGATCGCCGCGCACTACCCGCAGACCTTCGGCGCCGCCGCCGGCCTCTCCGCGTACTACGAGGCTCCCGACGACCCGACGACCGGTGACCTGTTCCACGGCGACGACAAGCTGAAGAAGCGCGCGGACGTGCTGCACAGCATGCGGAACAAGAAGCCGGCCGGTACGTCCTTCCTGGTCACCAGCAGTGAGAAGGGCGAGCCGAACCTCGGTGACACCAAGAAGTTCATCAAGCTGGTCAAGGGGCCGGACCGGGTCTCCTCGATCATCCTCGACAGCGGCGGCCACAACTTCAACACCTGGCGGCGCGAGATCCCGCCGATGCTGACGTGGATGAGCGGCCGCATCCAGGCCTGA
- a CDS encoding phosphatidylglycerol lysyltransferase domain-containing protein: MSSRIDGDKSGQVPSGVRRILRGPRPESVPGLVGTAVMIVGLLDIAAGVFPRFRHSRFHAVTEVLPGSLGPFAAALSISAGVLLLLLAHGLKRHKRRAWRASVVLLPAGAVAQFTYRHSVIGVIIAAVLLALLLRHQNEFKALPDPRSRWKALANFVLMSAGSIGLGLVIVNVHPGKVVGDPSLYEQISHVVYGLFGIEGPVEYAGRVSWTVGYSLGALGMLTAVTTIYLALRPEHPAARLTADDETKLRELLSRHGGRDSLGHFALRRDKAVVFSPSGKAAVTYRVVSGVMLASGDPVGDVEAWPGAIERFMEEAKAHSWTPAVMGCSETGGEVWTRETGLDALELGDEAIVDVKDFSLSGRAMRNVRQMVKRIERNGYTTKVRRVSDLTERELEQVRGAADAWRGTDTERGFSMALGRVGDPGDGDCFIATAHREEEGDTSPFGDLKAVLHFVPWGKDGMSLELMRRDRAADPGMNELLIVASLEAAPALKIEKVSLNFAMFRSALARGEKIGAGPVLRMWRGLLVFLSRWFQIESLYKFNAKFRPRWEPRFVVFRHTRDLPRIGFAAMQAEGFVTLALPRLFAGRRRPKPVRDCAHHQMAKVPTQAEREVQAA, encoded by the coding sequence ATGTCTAGCAGGATAGATGGCGATAAGTCGGGACAGGTTCCGAGCGGGGTGCGCCGAATCCTCCGTGGCCCACGGCCGGAGTCGGTACCCGGCCTGGTAGGTACGGCCGTCATGATCGTCGGCCTTCTGGACATCGCGGCGGGAGTCTTCCCGCGATTCCGACACAGCAGGTTCCACGCGGTCACCGAGGTGCTCCCGGGCTCCCTCGGCCCGTTCGCCGCCGCCCTCTCCATCAGCGCCGGCGTCCTGCTCCTGCTGCTGGCCCACGGCCTCAAGCGGCACAAGCGGCGCGCCTGGCGCGCCTCCGTCGTCCTGCTCCCCGCCGGCGCGGTGGCGCAGTTCACCTACCGGCACTCCGTCATCGGCGTGATCATCGCGGCGGTGCTCCTCGCCCTGCTCCTGCGCCACCAGAACGAGTTCAAGGCACTGCCGGACCCGCGCAGCCGCTGGAAGGCGCTGGCCAACTTCGTGCTGATGAGCGCCGGCTCCATCGGCCTCGGCCTGGTCATCGTCAACGTCCACCCGGGCAAGGTCGTCGGCGACCCCAGCCTCTACGAGCAGATCAGCCACGTCGTGTACGGCCTCTTCGGCATCGAGGGCCCCGTGGAGTACGCGGGCCGGGTCTCCTGGACCGTCGGCTACTCCCTCGGCGCGCTCGGCATGCTCACCGCGGTCACCACGATCTACCTGGCCCTGCGCCCCGAACACCCGGCCGCGCGACTCACCGCCGACGACGAGACCAAGCTGCGCGAGCTGCTCTCCCGGCACGGCGGCCGTGACTCCCTCGGCCACTTCGCGCTCCGCCGCGACAAGGCCGTCGTCTTCTCCCCCAGCGGCAAGGCCGCCGTCACCTACCGCGTCGTCTCCGGCGTGATGCTCGCCTCCGGCGACCCGGTCGGCGACGTCGAGGCCTGGCCCGGCGCCATCGAACGCTTCATGGAGGAGGCCAAGGCCCACTCCTGGACCCCGGCCGTCATGGGCTGCAGCGAGACCGGGGGCGAGGTCTGGACCCGGGAAACCGGTCTGGACGCCCTGGAGCTGGGTGACGAGGCGATTGTCGATGTCAAAGACTTCTCCCTCTCCGGCCGCGCCATGCGCAATGTCCGCCAGATGGTGAAGCGCATCGAGCGCAACGGCTACACCACCAAGGTGCGCCGGGTGAGCGATCTCACCGAACGCGAACTCGAACAGGTCCGCGGCGCCGCCGACGCGTGGCGCGGCACCGACACCGAGCGCGGCTTCTCCATGGCCCTCGGCCGGGTCGGCGACCCGGGCGACGGCGACTGCTTCATCGCCACCGCGCACCGCGAGGAGGAGGGCGACACCAGCCCGTTCGGCGACCTGAAGGCCGTCCTGCACTTCGTCCCCTGGGGCAAGGACGGCATGTCGCTGGAGCTGATGCGCCGCGACCGGGCCGCCGACCCCGGCATGAACGAACTCCTGATCGTGGCCTCCCTGGAGGCCGCCCCCGCACTGAAGATCGAGAAGGTCTCCCTGAACTTCGCGATGTTCCGCTCGGCCCTCGCCCGCGGCGAGAAGATCGGCGCCGGCCCGGTGCTGCGCATGTGGCGCGGCCTGCTGGTCTTCCTGTCCCGCTGGTTCCAGATCGAGTCCCTGTACAAGTTCAACGCGAAGTTCCGCCCCCGCTGGGAACCCCGCTTCGTCGTCTTCCGACACACCCGCGACCTGCCCCGCATCGGCTTCGCCGCGATGCAGGCCGAGGGGTTCGTCACGCTGGCACTGCCCCGGCTGTTCGCCGGCCGCCGCCGCCCCAAGCCGGTCCGCGACTGCGCCCACCACCAGATGGCGAAGGTGCCGACCCAGGCCGAGCGCGAGGTCCAGGCGGCCTGA
- the folP gene encoding dihydropteroate synthase — MNTNHGVTARGRVTGLPEWDRCGVMGVVNVTPDSFSDGGRWFDTTAAVKRGLDLVAQGADLVDVGGESTRPGASRVDAAEELRRVVPVVRGLASEGIAVSVDTMRAEVAARAVAAGAVLVNDVSGGLADPGMIPAVAAAEVPFVVMHWRGFSAGMNNLAVYENVVAEVTAELRERIDAVVAGGIAPERLLVDPGLGFAKNAEHDLALVAHLRELRALGFPLLVAASRKRFLGRVLAGADGAAPPPARERDAATAAVSAIAAHQGAWAVRVHEVRATADAVRVARAVEGAL; from the coding sequence ATGAACACGAACCACGGGGTCACCGCCAGGGGCCGGGTGACAGGCCTGCCGGAGTGGGATCGCTGCGGGGTCATGGGCGTCGTCAACGTCACCCCCGACTCGTTCTCCGACGGGGGCCGCTGGTTCGACACCACCGCGGCGGTCAAGCGCGGCCTCGACCTCGTCGCGCAGGGCGCCGACCTCGTGGACGTCGGCGGCGAGTCCACCCGCCCCGGCGCCTCCCGCGTCGACGCCGCCGAGGAACTGCGCCGGGTCGTCCCCGTGGTCCGCGGGCTGGCGTCCGAGGGGATCGCCGTCTCCGTCGACACCATGCGCGCGGAGGTCGCCGCCCGGGCCGTCGCGGCCGGCGCCGTACTCGTCAACGACGTCAGCGGCGGGCTCGCCGACCCCGGCATGATCCCGGCCGTCGCCGCCGCCGAGGTGCCGTTCGTGGTCATGCACTGGCGCGGATTCAGCGCCGGCATGAACAACCTGGCCGTGTACGAGAACGTCGTCGCCGAGGTCACCGCCGAACTGCGCGAACGGATCGACGCCGTCGTCGCCGGCGGGATCGCCCCCGAGCGGCTCCTCGTCGACCCCGGCCTCGGCTTCGCGAAGAACGCCGAACACGACCTGGCCCTGGTCGCCCACCTGCGCGAGCTGCGGGCCCTGGGCTTCCCGCTGCTGGTCGCCGCCTCGCGGAAGCGTTTCCTCGGCCGGGTCCTGGCAGGCGCCGACGGCGCCGCCCCACCGCCCGCCCGCGAACGCGACGCCGCCACGGCCGCCGTGTCCGCCATCGCCGCCCACCAGGGCGCCTGGGCGGTACGGGTACACGAGGTACGGGCGACCGCGGACGCGGTTCGGGTGGCCCGTGCGGTGGAAGGGGCACTGTGA
- a CDS encoding nuclear transport factor 2 family protein, which translates to MSRTDIEAVEEVNTAFYEAMEQGDFDALSALWLEDEISCVHPGWPVLSGRGEVLRSYALIMSHTEYIQFFLTDTKVTVIGDTALVSCTENILSGGPAEDGGELGPLVGQLVVATNVFRRTPEGWRLWSHHGSPVLTDSEDEDEEDSD; encoded by the coding sequence GTGAGCCGTACCGACATCGAAGCCGTCGAAGAGGTCAACACGGCCTTCTACGAGGCCATGGAGCAGGGGGACTTCGACGCACTGTCGGCGCTCTGGCTGGAGGACGAGATCTCCTGCGTCCACCCGGGCTGGCCCGTGCTGTCGGGGCGGGGCGAGGTCCTGCGCTCCTACGCCCTGATCATGTCCCACACCGAGTACATCCAGTTCTTCCTCACCGACACCAAGGTCACCGTCATAGGCGACACCGCGCTCGTCAGCTGCACCGAGAACATCCTCAGCGGCGGCCCCGCCGAGGACGGCGGCGAACTGGGTCCCCTGGTCGGCCAGCTGGTCGTCGCCACGAATGTGTTCCGACGCACACCGGAGGGCTGGCGGCTCTGGTCCCACCACGGTTCACCGGTCCTTACGGACTCCGAAGATGAGGACGAAGAGGACTCCGACTGA
- the folB gene encoding dihydroneopterin aldolase, with protein sequence MDRVALRGLKARGHHGVFPREREEGQTFIVDLVLHLDTRPAAAGDDLAKTVHYGVVAEEVVDVVQGEPVDLIETLAERIAQQCLKHEAVAQVEVIVHKPDAPITVPFDDVTITITRSRA encoded by the coding sequence GTGGATCGTGTCGCGCTGCGCGGCCTCAAGGCTCGCGGGCACCACGGCGTCTTCCCCCGGGAACGCGAGGAAGGCCAGACCTTCATCGTGGACCTGGTGCTCCACCTCGACACCCGACCCGCGGCGGCCGGAGACGATCTGGCTAAGACCGTGCACTACGGGGTAGTCGCGGAAGAAGTCGTCGATGTGGTCCAGGGAGAGCCCGTCGACCTGATCGAGACGCTCGCCGAGCGAATCGCCCAGCAGTGCCTGAAGCACGAAGCGGTGGCGCAGGTGGAGGTCATCGTCCACAAGCCGGACGCGCCGATCACCGTCCCCTTCGACGACGTGACCATCACGATCACCCGGAGCCGCGCATGA
- the folK gene encoding 2-amino-4-hydroxy-6-hydroxymethyldihydropteridine diphosphokinase: MNNGLNAQSDPTVQPVPASVVEAVDAADVTLSNPKWAVVALGANLGNRLETLQGAIDALGDTPGLRVKAVSPVYETEPWGVEPGSQPAYFNAVIAVKTTLPPSSLLERGHAIEEAFDRVREERWGPRTIDVDIVAYADVISEDPVLTLPHPRAHQRAFVLAPWHDIDPEAQLPGRGAVAALLAGIGLTGVTPRPDLELHLPD, translated from the coding sequence ATGAACAACGGACTGAACGCCCAGAGCGACCCCACCGTCCAGCCGGTGCCCGCCTCCGTAGTCGAGGCGGTCGACGCGGCGGACGTCACCCTGTCCAACCCGAAATGGGCCGTGGTCGCGCTGGGCGCGAACCTCGGCAACCGGCTGGAGACCCTCCAGGGCGCCATCGACGCCCTCGGGGACACCCCCGGCCTGCGGGTCAAGGCCGTCTCCCCCGTCTACGAGACCGAGCCGTGGGGCGTCGAGCCCGGCTCGCAGCCCGCGTACTTCAACGCGGTCATCGCGGTGAAGACCACCCTGCCGCCGTCCTCGCTCCTGGAGCGCGGGCACGCCATCGAAGAGGCCTTCGACCGCGTCCGCGAGGAACGCTGGGGGCCCCGCACCATCGACGTCGACATCGTCGCGTACGCCGACGTGATCTCCGAGGACCCCGTCCTCACCCTCCCGCACCCGCGGGCACACCAGCGCGCCTTCGTGCTGGCCCCCTGGCACGACATCGACCCTGAGGCCCAGCTCCCGGGCCGCGGCGCGGTCGCCGCCCTGCTGGCCGGAATCGGCCTCACCGGGGTCACGCCGCGACCCGACCTGGAACTCCACCTCCCCGACTAG
- a CDS encoding DUF3180 domain-containing protein, with product MKQLRPAVLAGIFLVAGVLSWAGARLWNSYGTLPGVPLAAPIVLAVIAVVLFATALSMRARLKAQRERRPGAKGVEPLMAARAVVFGQASALVAALVAGMYGGVGVFLLTDALDVPARRDQAWYAGGSVLAGAAVIAAALFLEHVLKLPEDDDTAPEAPAPA from the coding sequence GTGAAGCAACTGAGGCCGGCGGTCCTGGCGGGCATCTTCCTGGTCGCCGGGGTGCTGTCCTGGGCGGGCGCCCGGCTCTGGAACTCCTACGGCACGCTGCCGGGCGTCCCCCTGGCCGCCCCGATCGTGCTCGCGGTCATCGCCGTGGTGCTCTTCGCGACGGCCCTGTCGATGCGCGCCCGGCTCAAGGCCCAGCGCGAGCGCCGCCCCGGAGCCAAGGGCGTGGAGCCCCTGATGGCGGCCCGCGCGGTGGTCTTCGGACAGGCCAGCGCCCTGGTCGCGGCCCTCGTGGCGGGCATGTACGGCGGCGTCGGCGTCTTCCTGCTGACGGACGCCCTCGACGTGCCCGCCCGCCGCGACCAGGCCTGGTACGCGGGCGGCTCGGTCCTGGCGGGCGCGGCGGTCATCGCCGCCGCCCTGTTCCTGGAACACGTCCTGAAGCTCCCGGAGGACGACGACACCGCCCCCGAGGCTCCCGCCCCGGCCTGA
- the folE gene encoding GTP cyclohydrolase I FolE — protein MTDPVTLTGGEGTIGEFDEKRAEAAVRELLIAVGEDPDREGLLATPGRVARAYKEIFAGLRQRPEDVLTTTFDLGHDEMVLVKDIEVMSTCEHHLVPFHGVAHVGYIPSTDGKITGLSKLARLVDVFARRPQVQERLTTQIAESVMEILDPRGVIVVIQCEHMCMTMRGVRKPGAKTITSAVRGQLRDPATRNEAMSLIMAP, from the coding sequence ATGACCGACCCAGTGACCCTGACCGGTGGCGAGGGCACGATCGGCGAGTTCGACGAGAAGCGCGCCGAGGCGGCCGTCCGGGAACTCCTGATCGCGGTCGGCGAGGACCCGGACCGCGAGGGCCTGCTGGCGACCCCGGGACGGGTGGCGCGGGCGTACAAGGAGATATTCGCCGGTCTGCGGCAGCGCCCGGAGGACGTCCTGACGACGACCTTCGACCTCGGTCACGACGAGATGGTCCTGGTGAAGGACATCGAGGTCATGAGTACCTGTGAACATCATCTGGTCCCCTTCCACGGCGTGGCGCACGTCGGCTACATCCCGTCCACCGACGGCAAGATCACCGGCCTGTCGAAGCTCGCCCGCCTGGTGGATGTGTTCGCCCGCCGTCCTCAGGTGCAGGAACGGTTGACCACCCAGATCGCCGAATCGGTCATGGAGATCCTGGATCCGCGGGGGGTCATCGTGGTCATCCAGTGCGAGCACATGTGCATGACCATGCGTGGGGTCCGCAAGCCGGGCGCGAAGACCATCACCTCCGCCGTCCGCGGTCAGCTCCGTGACCCGGCGACGCGCAACGAGGCGATGAGCCTGATCATGGCTCCCTAG
- the ftsH gene encoding ATP-dependent zinc metalloprotease FtsH, whose product MDVKRYFRGPVMWIVLAVLAVVVLMNVVGSGGGYKSVETSEVIKAINSGQVESAKLTTGDSQMIKIELKKDQKLGDNDGTKFQANYIGDQGVQLAQNLQTKYEAGQIPDGYTVSPDKTSPFLSVLLSLLPFVLIVVVFLFLMNQMQGGGSRVMNFGKSKAKLITKDTPKTTFADVAGADEAVEELHEIKEFLQEPAKFQAVGAKIPKGVLLYGPPGTGKTLLARAVAGEAGVPFYSISGSDFVEMFVGVGASRVRDLFEQAKANAPAIVFVDEIDAVGRHRGAGLGGGHDEREQTLNQLLVEMDGFDVKGGVILIAATNRPDILDPALLRPGRFDRQIAVDRPDMQGRLEILKVHQKGKPVAPDVDLGAVARRTPGFTGADLSNVLNEAALLTARSDKKLVDNHALDEAIDRVVAGPQKRTRIMSDREKKITAYHEGGHALVAAASPNSDPVHKITILSRGRALGYTMVLPDEDKYSTTRNEMLDQLAYMLGGRAAEELVFHDPTTGAANDIEKATATARAMVTQYGMTERLGAIKFGGDNTEPFLGREMSHPRDYSEEVAALVDEEVKKLIETAHNEAWEILVENRDVLDNLVLALLEKETLNKEQIAEVFSTIVKRPARPAWTGSSRRTPSTRPPVLSPKELQLTNSANGTSAATPAVSVDKDPEPSPEERPEA is encoded by the coding sequence ATGGACGTGAAGCGATACTTCCGTGGGCCGGTCATGTGGATCGTGCTGGCCGTCCTCGCCGTGGTCGTGTTGATGAACGTCGTCGGCTCCGGCGGCGGCTACAAGTCGGTGGAGACCAGCGAGGTCATCAAGGCGATCAACAGTGGCCAGGTGGAGAGCGCCAAGCTCACCACCGGTGACAGCCAGATGATCAAGATCGAGCTGAAGAAGGACCAGAAGCTCGGCGACAACGACGGCACCAAGTTCCAGGCCAACTACATCGGGGACCAGGGCGTCCAACTCGCCCAGAACCTCCAGACCAAGTACGAAGCCGGTCAGATCCCGGACGGTTACACCGTCTCGCCGGACAAGACCAGCCCGTTCCTCAGCGTGCTGCTCTCGCTGCTGCCCTTCGTCCTCATCGTGGTCGTCTTCCTGTTCCTGATGAATCAGATGCAGGGCGGTGGCTCCCGGGTGATGAACTTCGGGAAGTCCAAGGCCAAGCTCATCACCAAGGACACCCCGAAGACGACGTTCGCCGATGTGGCGGGCGCGGACGAGGCCGTCGAGGAACTCCACGAGATCAAGGAGTTCCTCCAGGAGCCGGCGAAGTTCCAGGCGGTCGGCGCGAAGATCCCCAAGGGCGTGCTGCTCTACGGCCCGCCCGGCACCGGAAAGACCCTGCTCGCGCGTGCCGTCGCGGGCGAGGCCGGTGTTCCCTTCTACTCGATCTCCGGTTCCGACTTCGTCGAGATGTTCGTCGGTGTCGGTGCCTCGCGTGTCCGCGACCTGTTCGAACAGGCCAAGGCCAACGCTCCGGCGATCGTGTTCGTCGACGAGATCGACGCAGTCGGCCGGCACCGCGGTGCGGGTCTCGGCGGCGGTCACGACGAGCGTGAGCAGACCCTCAACCAGCTGCTCGTCGAGATGGACGGCTTCGACGTGAAGGGCGGCGTCATCCTGATCGCCGCCACGAACCGACCCGACATCCTCGACCCGGCACTGCTGCGCCCGGGCCGCTTCGACCGGCAGATCGCGGTCGACCGTCCCGACATGCAGGGCCGTCTGGAGATCCTCAAGGTCCACCAGAAGGGCAAGCCGGTCGCCCCGGACGTCGACCTGGGCGCGGTCGCCCGTCGCACGCCCGGCTTCACGGGTGCCGACCTCTCCAACGTCCTGAACGAGGCCGCGTTGCTCACGGCCCGCTCGGACAAGAAGCTGGTCGACAACCACGCGCTGGACGAGGCGATCGACCGTGTCGTGGCGGGCCCGCAGAAGCGGACCCGGATCATGTCGGACCGGGAAAAGAAGATCACCGCGTACCACGAGGGCGGACACGCCCTGGTCGCGGCGGCTTCCCCGAACTCCGACCCGGTCCACAAGATCACGATCTTGTCCCGCGGTCGGGCCCTGGGTTACACCATGGTCCTGCCCGACGAGGACAAGTACTCGACCACGCGCAACGAGATGCTCGACCAGCTGGCGTACATGCTGGGCGGGCGCGCGGCCGAGGAACTGGTCTTCCACGACCCGACCACCGGTGCGGCGAACGACATCGAGAAGGCCACGGCAACGGCCCGCGCGATGGTCACGCAGTACGGCATGACCGAGCGTCTCGGTGCGATCAAGTTCGGCGGCGACAACACCGAGCCGTTCCTCGGGCGCGAGATGTCGCACCCGCGGGACTACTCGGAAGAGGTCGCGGCGCTGGTCGACGAAGAGGTCAAGAAGCTCATCGAGACCGCGCACAACGAGGCCTGGGAGATCCTGGTCGAGAACCGCGACGTTCTCGACAACCTCGTCCTCGCGCTGCTGGAGAAGGAAACGCTGAACAAGGAGCAGATCGCCGAGGTCTTCTCCACCATCGTGAAGCGTCCGGCCCGCCCCGCGTGGACCGGTTCCTCCCGCCGTACCCCCTCCACCCGTCCGCCGGTGCTCTCTCCCAAGGAGCTCCAGCTGACGAACTCGGCGAACGGCACCTCGGCGGCGACGCCGGCCGTGTCGGTGGACAAGGACCCGGAGCCCTCCCCGGAGGAGCGTCCCGAGGCCTGA